The genomic region TGCTTAGCCGTCCAAGTGAGGAGATCAAGCTTGGTGAATTATACAGACTGGTAGCTGGTGGATCACTTGGTCCCAACTGGTGTTCAGGGGAGTCTGGTTCATCGTGCGTGGTATCTTCCAATATGCAGGATGTGATGGGCAACATTTATAACGGAGGCGAAGAGGCGCTCAGCGCTTATTTTGACCGTATATCCATTCAGGATGTGAAAGAGCGCATAGGTCATGGGGAAACATTAACTTTGTCGCTGAATGGATTGCCTGCAAAGGAGAAGTCCTGACGGAGTCCACAACGAATGGTCCTTCAAGACATGGCCTTGGTTAGTCAGGCATGATGGACAAGTTATGGCAAGGTCGTATGCTCCGGTGAAGATCCATCGATTTCTCAAGCGATTCCGGGCATAACGTGAACACAGATGGGGAGAGATCGTCTGCGCTGATGTTATTTTCGGAAGGCAAGTCCTTGGTAGAGATGACTTCAAGATTACCTTGCGAAAGTAAAAAGAAGAATACAAACAAAATAGATTCTGGGGAGTGGAACACATGTCAGGCATTGAAAAAAATGAAACACTTCGCGTTATTAGCGAACGCCATGCTGTCAAAAAGTACGAAAAAGGGTTTGAATTGCCTGAAGCTGATCTCAATGCGATTTTGACAGCAGCTGCTGAAGCACCATCTTCATGGAACCTGCAACACTGGAGATTCCTCGTAATTGAATCCGAAGCAGACAAAGCGAAATTGCTGCCAGTTGCTTACGGTCAAAGTCAAATCGCGGAAAGTTCAGTTACAATTGCTGTTCTCGGAGATTTGGAAGCAAACCGTAACACGGTAATCTACGATCAAGCTGTTGAAGCCGGCGCACTGACTGCTGAGGTTCGTGACGCATTGGTTGGACAGATTAACGGTGCTTACCAAAACGCACAAACGGCTCGCGATGAAGCGATCCGCAATGCATCCTTTGCTTCCCAAAATATTATGCTTGCTGCACGCTCCCTGGGTTACGATACATGTCCAATCGGTGGATATAATCCACAAAAACTGATCGAAACATTCAACATTCCTGCACGATTTGTGCCAACGTTGTTGATCACTGTAGGTAAAGCTGCACAGCCAGCTCGCCCGTCAGGACGTTTGCCATTGTCTGAGGTTGTTGTTAAAGGTTCTTTCTAAGTTAAAAAGCTACATCTGATGATTGCATCAGTGATATAGGTATAATTCAAACAGCCGCACTTCCCTGTTGAGGGAAAGTGCGGCTGTTTGGCATATTGAGGTTGTATGGAAAAGTCCAAACTCACTGGAGGGTGACTCCAATCGAGCGGATTCACCACTCAAGTGAGTTCTTAGCTTCCACCATGAAATGATTACTTTTCAGGTGTTTCCGGGATTTGCGGTGCATGGAACGATTCCAGATACTCGATTGCGTTATACATCATAACGGCTGCTTCAGCACGAGTAATCGTTTGTTTGGGATTGAAGTTGCCGTCAGCATCCAGTTCATTGATTTTGAGAACGAGTGAACGTTGAATAGCACCTTGATACTCCGGAGTAAGTTCCTGTTCGTCGGCAATGTCCACAGGTTGGATTTTAATCATCGGCAGACCACCTTTGGCCTCGATGCCTTGCATCAGGAACAGCGTGTATTGTTCACGAGTGAGCCCTTTGGATGGATCGATATCCTGTGACATCTGAATTCCATTAAATTGGGCGCGGATAAATGCATCACTGTACCATACGCCATCTTTTACAGCAGAGAAGTAGTCACTTGGTACCGGCATTTTGATAAAACGAATCGTGTCCAGATTCAGATTCAGGCCGTCCGCAATCAGTTGAATGCCCTGAGCGGTATTTAACTCCAGTTCAGGTTTGAACAAGCTGTCGCTCACACCTTTGATGAATCCATCCTGATGGAGAGATTCGATTTTGTCGGCTCCTGCAATACCTTGAATATCCGTGAATTGGGTCTGTGCAGCGTGGATTGGACCTGCACTTAGAGAGAGCGTGAGCAGAGCTCCCGCGGTTAATGTAGCAAGTATATTTTTCTTCATTTTGAATACGCCTCACTTTTCCAGGAATGATCCCTTTATATAAAAGTTATTTGCTCCTATAGACGACCTTACTGTTCGAAAGGTTGCTGTAATTTGCAAATAGAATTGGCGACAACAATTCTGAAAGATGTAAGTGAAGCACTGTGAAGGCACTGCATCTATCCTTTGGATTTATTTCGGTAATCCGTGGGAGAACGGCCCATCATTTTGCTGAACAGTCGGGAAAAGTAGTACGGGTCCTTGAATCCAAGCTCGGAACTGATCTGCTTGACGGTCCAATCGGTAAAATCCAGATAGCGGCAGGAATGCTGGATCTTGAGCCGCAGGAAATAATCGATGGGCGAATGCCCGGTAGCTTGTTTGAACAACTGAGAGTAATGGGGGACAGAGAGCCGGGCGTGTGCTGCCAGTTCCTTGAGAGTGATTCCGTTCTCCAGATGCTTCAGCATATATTGAACAGATTGTTCAGCCGCACGTTTACTGCTCATGACCCCGCCATCTGTTCCTGTCGTCTCAGGTCCATAAGCGAGCATACCCAGCATATAACCGATAATCTGGGAGGCATATGTCATCGTCTGCATGGAGTAACCCGTTTCTAGCGCGCCGTAACATTCATGAAAAAGCTCAAGCCATTTTTGAGCCTTGGCTGGTGGCATGGTAGTAATATGGTGGGCTAACAAGGGTTCTATGTAGGATAAAGCGTGTTCCCCGCGCAGATGAATCCAGAAGATGCTCCATGGTTCGGCTGCGTTGGCTCCGTACACATGAGGAACATGTGCAGGCAATATAATGAGGTTTCCCGGGCGGACATCATATGTCTTGCCGCCATCCATCGAATACCAGCCTGTGCCTTGGGCACAGTACATCAGAATGTGTGATTCACAACCATCGGGACGGTCACGGTAATGATGCTCTGCTTCGTGAAAGTAACCGATATCGGTAACATATAATCCGGACGTGACCGGATAAGCTGCGGTTTCTTGCAGCAGCGGGTCAGGAAGCACAATGAGTTTTTGCATACGAAATCCGTCAGATTTACGCTGTAGGGGTGGTCGGTTGTTAGGTCTCATACTTTGTATTATG from Paenibacillus sp. FSL R5-0341 harbors:
- a CDS encoding nitroreductase family protein, with product MSGIEKNETLRVISERHAVKKYEKGFELPEADLNAILTAAAEAPSSWNLQHWRFLVIESEADKAKLLPVAYGQSQIAESSVTIAVLGDLEANRNTVIYDQAVEAGALTAEVRDALVGQINGAYQNAQTARDEAIRNASFASQNIMLAARSLGYDTCPIGGYNPQKLIETFNIPARFVPTLLITVGKAAQPARPSGRLPLSEVVVKGSF
- a CDS encoding Rrf2 family transcriptional regulator; translated protein: MNSEFTIAVHCLVFLSMRDECMANSEDLSQSVGTHPARVRKVLSVLRKHGYLTTKEGAHGGYLLSRPSEEIKLGELYRLVAGGSLGPNWCSGESGSSCVVSSNMQDVMGNIYNGGEEALSAYFDRISIQDVKERIGHGETLTLSLNGLPAKEKS
- a CDS encoding AraC family transcriptional regulator, which encodes MQKLIVLPDPLLQETAAYPVTSGLYVTDIGYFHEAEHHYRDRPDGCESHILMYCAQGTGWYSMDGGKTYDVRPGNLIILPAHVPHVYGANAAEPWSIFWIHLRGEHALSYIEPLLAHHITTMPPAKAQKWLELFHECYGALETGYSMQTMTYASQIIGYMLGMLAYGPETTGTDGGVMSSKRAAEQSVQYMLKHLENGITLKELAAHARLSVPHYSQLFKQATGHSPIDYFLRLKIQHSCRYLDFTDWTVKQISSELGFKDPYYFSRLFSKMMGRSPTDYRNKSKG
- a CDS encoding S-layer homology domain-containing protein, whose protein sequence is MKKNILATLTAGALLTLSLSAGPIHAAQTQFTDIQGIAGADKIESLHQDGFIKGVSDSLFKPELELNTAQGIQLIADGLNLNLDTIRFIKMPVPSDYFSAVKDGVWYSDAFIRAQFNGIQMSQDIDPSKGLTREQYTLFLMQGIEAKGGLPMIKIQPVDIADEQELTPEYQGAIQRSLVLKINELDADGNFNPKQTITRAEAAVMMYNAIEYLESFHAPQIPETPEK